The proteins below come from a single Candidatus Binatia bacterium genomic window:
- a CDS encoding ATP-binding protein yields the protein MSRRSPNPSVEIDPADAASMLTAIVSGAVANESIPELANIHCSLNDDGGRTLLATLALEMNERAARLRHVEGVIEQLRALVAKLESSPWYPARVIDTSDLARTGYILVAMGGSQRLVIASDRVDPTSFRTGDLVYVSRGGDAVMAVASPELNVGGETAAFDRVRLDGRIVARIRDEEILLRRGAGLDDVTLRRGSLLRIDRGAQLALEYLGEQNEGSGMFVDDLDQETTIGGGRRARETVKRLVDALTARLVAPDLADRYGLRSRRAVLLSGPPGTGKTLAVRNAIKELARIAGRPCRLAIVRPGEFESPWVGATEDNIRSTFARLALEAGDQPAVLFLDEIESIGRARGASLSHLGDKFLAALLVEIDGLVRRGNIAVIAATNRRDLLDSALLERIAEIDIEVPRPDLEAAREIFAVHLAEDLPYFEGDRGAAWSRRQMIDAAVSALYAPNAGARIATIHFRDSTTRAVEAREMISGRLIEQMSHRARELAYQRALAGAVAGQDGGIGPNDIRDSVAETLDRLRSMLTIHNVRSWVNDLPAEIDIVKVTAEKPSVARPYRYLRAA from the coding sequence ATGAGTCGTCGTAGTCCGAATCCGTCAGTCGAGATCGATCCCGCCGACGCCGCCTCGATGTTGACGGCCATCGTCAGCGGGGCAGTGGCGAACGAAAGCATCCCCGAACTGGCCAATATACATTGCAGCCTGAACGACGACGGCGGGCGCACTCTGCTCGCGACGCTCGCACTCGAGATGAACGAGCGGGCGGCCAGGCTTCGTCACGTCGAAGGCGTGATCGAACAGCTCCGTGCCCTGGTGGCGAAGCTCGAGAGCTCACCGTGGTACCCGGCCCGCGTCATCGACACGTCGGACCTGGCACGGACGGGATACATCCTGGTTGCAATGGGTGGTTCTCAGCGACTGGTGATCGCATCGGATCGCGTCGACCCCACCAGTTTCCGGACCGGGGATCTCGTCTACGTCAGTCGCGGCGGCGATGCGGTGATGGCGGTGGCTTCGCCCGAGCTCAATGTCGGAGGAGAGACGGCTGCGTTCGACCGCGTACGTCTCGACGGCCGCATCGTGGCCAGGATTCGCGACGAGGAGATCCTGCTCAGGCGAGGAGCCGGCCTCGACGACGTGACTCTGCGCCGCGGAAGTCTGCTCCGGATCGACCGCGGGGCCCAGCTCGCCCTCGAGTATCTCGGCGAACAGAACGAAGGCAGCGGCATGTTCGTGGACGATCTCGACCAGGAGACGACCATTGGTGGTGGCCGGCGCGCCCGCGAAACCGTCAAGCGGCTGGTGGACGCCCTGACCGCACGCCTGGTCGCGCCGGATCTCGCCGATCGTTACGGCCTGCGTTCGCGTCGCGCAGTCCTGCTGAGCGGGCCGCCGGGAACCGGCAAGACCCTGGCGGTGCGCAACGCGATCAAGGAGCTTGCGCGAATCGCCGGTCGTCCGTGCCGCCTGGCAATCGTTCGCCCCGGTGAGTTCGAATCGCCGTGGGTGGGAGCCACCGAGGACAACATCCGCAGCACGTTCGCACGCCTGGCGCTGGAAGCCGGCGACCAGCCCGCCGTGCTTTTCCTGGACGAGATCGAGTCGATCGGCCGCGCGCGTGGCGCTTCGCTGTCGCACCTCGGCGACAAGTTCCTCGCGGCCCTGCTGGTCGAGATCGACGGTCTGGTGCGTCGCGGCAATATCGCCGTGATCGCTGCGACCAACCGGCGCGATCTGCTCGACTCCGCGTTGCTCGAACGTATCGCGGAAATCGACATCGAGGTCCCGAGGCCCGACCTCGAAGCGGCCCGCGAGATCTTTGCGGTGCACCTGGCCGAGGACCTTCCCTACTTCGAAGGCGATCGCGGCGCGGCCTGGAGCAGGCGGCAAATGATCGATGCGGCCGTCTCCGCGCTCTATGCGCCGAACGCCGGCGCGCGGATCGCGACGATTCACTTCCGCGACAGCACGACCCGCGCGGTCGAGGCTCGCGAGATGATCAGCGGCCGCCTGATCGAGCAGATGTCTCACCGCGCGCGCGAGCTCGCTTATCAGCGTGCATTGGCGGGCGCAGTGGCGGGCCAGGACGGGGGAATCGGGCCCAACGACATTCGCGACAGCGTTGCGGAGACGCTCGACCGGCTGCGCTCGATGCTGACGATCCACAACGTGCGATCGTGGGTGAACGACCTGCCGGCCGAAATCGACATCGTCAAGGTCACTGCCGAGAAGCCGTCGGTGGCAAGGCCGTATCGCTACCTGCGGGCAGCCTGA